Part of the Streptomyces antimycoticus genome, ACCGACGTCCGGCTCTCCGGCTGGCTCCACAATCGACGGAACCTGGGCGGCATCCTCTTCATCGATCTCCGCGACCACTACGGCCTGGTCCAGCTGGTGGTGCGCCCCGACACCCCCGCCAACGAGGCGCTGAGCTCGATCAGCAAGGAGACCGTCGTCCGCGTCGACGGCCGGGTCATCGCGCGCGGCGCGGACAACATCAACCCCGAACTGCCCACCGGTGAGATCGAGGTCGAGGTCGCCGACGTCGAGGTGCTCGGCGCCGCCGACCCGCTGCCCTTCACAGTCTTCCCCGAGGACGGGGTCGGCGAGGAACGGCGCCTGGAGTACCGCTTCCTGGACCTGCGCCGCGAGCGGATGCACCGCAACATCATGCTGCGCTCCGCGGTCATCTCCGCCATCCGGCAGAAGATGACCGCGCAGGGGTTCAACGAGCTGGCGACTCCGATCCTGTCCGCCACCTCGCCGGAGGGCGCCCGGGACTTCCTGGTCCCCTCCCGGCTGCACGCGGGCAAGTTCTACGCGCTGCCGCAGGCCCCGCAGCAGTTCAAGCAGCTTTTGATGATCGCGGGCTTCGACCGCTACTTCCAGATCGCGCCCTGCTTCCGCGACGAGGACGCCCGCGCCGACCGCTCGCCGGGCGAGTTCTACCAGCTCGACGTCGAGATGAGCTTCGTCGAGCAGGAGGACGTCTTCGGCGTCATCGAGAAGGTCATGACCGAGCTCTTCGAGGAGTTCGGCGGCGGCCGCCACGTCACCTCGCCCTTCCCGCGGATCCCGTTCCGCGAGGCCATGCTGAAGTACGGCTCCGACAAGCCGGATCTGCGGGCCCAGCTGGAGCTGCGGGACGTCAGCCACATCTTCGAGGGCTCCGGCTTCAAGGCGTTCGCGGACAAGCATGTACGCGCGCTGGCCGTGCCGGACACCGCCGACCAGCCGCGGAAGTTCTTCGACCAGCTCGGCGAGTTCGCCTCTCTGCAGGGCGCCAAGGGGCTGGCCTGGGTCCGGATCGGCGAGGACTCCAAGCTGACCGGGCCGATCGCGAAGTTCCTCACCGACGAGGACGTCGAGAAGCTGATCACCGAGGTCCAGGGCAAGCCCGGCACGTCGATCTTCTTCGGCGCGGGTGAGTTCGACGAGGTCTCCAAGATCATGGGCGCGGTGCGGGTCGAGGCCGCCAAGCGGACCGGCCACTTCGAGGACGGCGTCTTCCGCTTCTGCTGGATCGTGGACTTCCCCATGTTCGAGCGGAACGAGGACACCGGGCAGATCGAGTTCTCCCACAACCCGTTCTCCATGCCGCAGGGCGGCCTGGAGGCCCTGGAGACCAAGGACCCGCTGTCCATCCTGGCCTGGCAGTACGACATCGTCTGCAACGGCGTGGAGCTGTCCTCCGGCGCCATCCGGAACCATGAGCCGGACGTCATGTACAAGGCGTTCGCGATCGCGGGCTACGACCGGGAAGAAGTCGAGCGCGAGTTC contains:
- the aspS gene encoding aspartate--tRNA ligase translates to MHRYRSHTCGQLRAADVDTDVRLSGWLHNRRNLGGILFIDLRDHYGLVQLVVRPDTPANEALSSISKETVVRVDGRVIARGADNINPELPTGEIEVEVADVEVLGAADPLPFTVFPEDGVGEERRLEYRFLDLRRERMHRNIMLRSAVISAIRQKMTAQGFNELATPILSATSPEGARDFLVPSRLHAGKFYALPQAPQQFKQLLMIAGFDRYFQIAPCFRDEDARADRSPGEFYQLDVEMSFVEQEDVFGVIEKVMTELFEEFGGGRHVTSPFPRIPFREAMLKYGSDKPDLRAQLELRDVSHIFEGSGFKAFADKHVRALAVPDTADQPRKFFDQLGEFASLQGAKGLAWVRIGEDSKLTGPIAKFLTDEDVEKLITEVQGKPGTSIFFGAGEFDEVSKIMGAVRVEAAKRTGHFEDGVFRFCWIVDFPMFERNEDTGQIEFSHNPFSMPQGGLEALETKDPLSILAWQYDIVCNGVELSSGAIRNHEPDVMYKAFAIAGYDREEVEREFGGMLRAFHFGAPPHGGIAPGVDRIVMLLADEPNIRETIAFPLNGNAQDLLMGAPSEVDEARLRELHLSVRKPPQVKKAETPEKAEKADEKAEKPAE